A genomic stretch from Bifidobacterium sp. ESL0769 includes:
- a CDS encoding DivIVA domain-containing protein, with protein MALLTPKDIREHAFQTVRFKEGYDVEEVDDFLDQVTETVEALGKQAMANGNGQSTQSLGPDVSKLNSKISDLTSQVQTLSRENQTLKTAASQQQKAANQAATASVDASKLAEAEESNRALAEQNKQLKDQVDRLNAQIDQLTAQAAQAQGKKDIDNQLVAVQHERDEFRSGNEKLSRELEQAKKQLSSTSQQTQQMRDLSRQLEESRQRENQLRAQVSKLEPSTETGSLQKIAGAAAGANSEPERATAMLTLAMQLHDQYVDKGKAKAKEITDASQTKYQELVNKANDYSTRTRNESDEYSKQVRGKAEDYSKQTRSEADAYAQKTRGAADDYSTQKHTSADNYESEVQRRAAEYDQKTRSAAETYAQQVRDNLASQSKVIEANIQSLKQFETEYRTRLTEFLGQLVSQVSDTNTYNKMEEAKN; from the coding sequence ATGGCACTGTTAACGCCGAAAGATATCAGGGAACATGCCTTCCAAACCGTACGTTTTAAAGAAGGGTACGATGTCGAAGAGGTCGATGACTTCCTCGATCAGGTCACCGAGACCGTTGAAGCTCTCGGCAAGCAGGCTATGGCAAACGGCAACGGACAGTCGACGCAGTCGCTCGGTCCGGATGTCAGCAAGCTCAATTCCAAGATTTCGGATCTGACCAGTCAGGTTCAGACCCTTAGCCGTGAGAACCAAACCTTGAAGACGGCGGCCAGCCAGCAGCAGAAGGCTGCCAATCAGGCTGCAACGGCAAGCGTTGATGCCTCCAAGCTTGCAGAGGCTGAGGAAAGCAACAGGGCGCTGGCCGAGCAGAACAAGCAGCTGAAGGATCAGGTCGATCGCCTGAACGCTCAGATCGATCAGCTTACCGCCCAGGCCGCGCAGGCCCAGGGCAAGAAGGACATCGACAATCAGCTTGTCGCCGTCCAACACGAGCGCGACGAATTCCGCAGCGGCAACGAGAAGCTCTCCCGTGAGCTTGAGCAGGCCAAGAAGCAGCTTTCCAGCACAAGCCAGCAGACTCAGCAGATGCGCGATCTTTCCCGCCAGCTCGAGGAATCCAGGCAGCGTGAGAACCAGCTGCGTGCCCAGGTCTCCAAGCTTGAACCGAGCACCGAGACCGGCAGCCTGCAGAAGATCGCAGGAGCCGCGGCTGGAGCCAACAGCGAGCCTGAGCGCGCGACCGCCATGCTGACGCTCGCCATGCAGCTGCACGATCAGTATGTCGACAAGGGCAAGGCCAAGGCCAAGGAAATCACCGACGCCAGCCAGACCAAGTATCAGGAACTGGTCAACAAGGCCAACGATTATTCCACTCGCACCCGCAACGAGTCCGATGAGTACTCCAAGCAGGTTCGCGGCAAGGCTGAGGACTATTCCAAGCAGACCCGTTCCGAGGCCGATGCGTATGCACAGAAGACCCGTGGCGCCGCTGACGATTACTCCACGCAGAAGCATACTTCGGCCGACAACTACGAGTCCGAGGTTCAGCGTCGTGCTGCCGAGTACGATCAGAAGACACGTTCCGCTGCCGAGACCTATGCCCAGCAGGTGCGTGACAACCTCGCTTCTCAGTCCAAGGTCATTGAGGCCAATATCCAGAGCCTCAAGCAGTTCGAGACCGAATATCGTACCCGCCTGACCGAATTCTTGGGCCAGCTTGTCTCCCAGGTCAGCGATACGAATACGTACAACAAGATGGAAGAAGCCAAGAACTGA
- a CDS encoding YggT family protein: MLITILSLIKWVIAVYSTVLLIRVLIDWVFALIPSWRPGRVIGSIVNVFYVLTDPPLRWLGRFIPVIRMGNMGLDVTPVVLWFILAVVDFII, encoded by the coding sequence ATGTTGATTACCATCCTTAGTCTGATCAAATGGGTTATCGCCGTCTATTCGACGGTACTCCTCATTAGGGTGCTTATTGATTGGGTGTTCGCATTGATACCTAGTTGGCGTCCAGGCCGCGTGATTGGGTCGATTGTCAATGTCTTCTACGTATTGACCGATCCGCCGCTGCGTTGGTTGGGCCGTTTCATCCCTGTTATCCGGATGGGCAATATGGGTTTGGACGTCACTCCTGTAGTCCTGTGGTTTATCCTTGCGGTAGTGGATTTCATCATTTAA
- a CDS encoding cell division protein SepF, producing MAGYMKKAMSYLGMADVVDDDDDEMQENEDAAPTAFDSDSNVTPIATQTSPVSTSESSSSSRAAKPFPGRINRITTIHPKSYDEAQKVGRAIRDGIPVVLNLTGVSEAVAYRIVDFSAGVVFGVRGSLERVTPRVFLLSPAQVNIKVDQSSSDESEDGLF from the coding sequence ATGGCTGGATACATGAAAAAGGCGATGTCATATCTCGGTATGGCTGACGTTGTCGACGATGACGACGACGAAATGCAAGAGAACGAGGATGCCGCGCCTACGGCTTTCGATTCGGACAGCAACGTGACGCCGATCGCCACGCAAACCTCCCCGGTTTCTACTTCGGAGAGCTCCTCGTCTTCGCGCGCAGCTAAGCCTTTCCCGGGCCGCATCAACCGCATCACCACCATTCATCCCAAGTCCTACGACGAAGCCCAGAAGGTCGGCCGCGCCATCCGTGACGGCATTCCGGTGGTTTTGAACCTTACGGGTGTCTCCGAAGCCGTTGCTTACCGCATCGTCGATTTTTCGGCGGGTGTGGTCTTCGGTGTCCGTGGTTCGCTGGAGCGCGTCACTCCTAGGGTCTTCCTGTTGAGTCCCGCGCAGGTCAACATCAAGGTGGATCAGTCATCGTCCGATGAATCCGAAGACGGCCTGTTCTGA
- the ftsZ gene encoding cell division protein FtsZ, translated as MVSEIAQNDNFNDKTSIKVVGVGGAGGNAVNRMIAEGLQNVEFVAINTDAKDLLRSDADVKISLSDHSSRGLGAGADPEKGAKAAQDHQSDIEEALKGADMVFVTCGEGGGTGTGASPIVARAAHQQGALTIAVVTRPFAFEGPQRAASAKLGIENLRKEVDALIVIPNDRLLELSDKTIGIVDAFKTADTALLAGVQGITDLITMNSYIHVDFSDVTAILRGAGTALFGIGSARGEDRATQAAEIAISSPLLEESIEGAHGALINIAGPTDLKLQEASDATELVRKAIHPEAQIIWGLALDDAYGDEVRVTVIAAGFDAESKKDAENLDEVSKSNSHNAGEPSGQGYGSESETPLVHHVPDLDTPTVSHTPETQSYDDPDESSSPDDPGDLDIPDFLR; from the coding sequence ATGGTGAGCGAGATTGCCCAGAATGACAATTTCAACGATAAGACGAGCATCAAGGTGGTCGGTGTCGGTGGTGCCGGGGGTAACGCCGTCAATCGCATGATTGCCGAAGGCTTGCAGAACGTTGAATTTGTAGCGATTAATACTGATGCGAAAGATTTACTCCGCAGCGACGCGGATGTGAAGATTTCCCTGAGCGATCATTCGAGTCGAGGGCTTGGAGCGGGGGCCGACCCCGAAAAGGGTGCTAAGGCTGCGCAAGATCATCAGTCCGACATTGAAGAGGCACTGAAGGGTGCCGATATGGTCTTCGTCACATGTGGCGAAGGCGGCGGCACCGGTACCGGCGCAAGCCCTATCGTCGCTCGTGCGGCGCATCAGCAAGGTGCGTTGACCATCGCTGTGGTCACTCGTCCGTTCGCTTTTGAAGGCCCGCAGCGTGCGGCTTCAGCCAAACTTGGTATCGAGAATTTGCGTAAAGAAGTCGATGCGCTGATTGTCATTCCCAATGATCGTCTCCTCGAACTTTCCGACAAGACCATTGGCATCGTCGACGCCTTCAAGACCGCCGATACCGCGCTTCTGGCCGGCGTGCAGGGCATCACCGACCTGATCACGATGAATTCCTATATTCACGTCGATTTCTCCGACGTCACCGCCATCCTGCGTGGCGCAGGCACGGCGCTCTTCGGCATCGGCTCGGCTCGCGGCGAGGATCGCGCCACCCAGGCTGCCGAGATCGCCATCAGCTCGCCACTCTTGGAAGAGAGCATCGAGGGCGCTCATGGTGCGCTCATCAACATCGCCGGCCCCACCGACCTGAAGCTTCAGGAAGCCAGCGACGCCACCGAACTGGTGCGCAAGGCCATCCACCCCGAAGCCCAGATTATTTGGGGTCTCGCGCTCGACGACGCTTACGGCGACGAAGTCCGTGTCACCGTCATTGCGGCAGGGTTCGATGCCGAAAGCAAGAAGGACGCCGAAAATCTCGATGAGGTTTCGAAGTCTAACTCGCACAATGCCGGCGAGCCGTCAGGCCAGGGCTATGGCTCCGAATCTGAGACTCCTCTGGTACATCACGTGCCTGATCTGGACACCCCGACCGTCTCGCATACCCCGGAGACTCAGTCCTACGACGATCCCGATGAATCGTCCTCGCCCGATGATCCCGGCGATCTCGATATCCCCGATTTCCTGCGCTAA
- the dusB gene encoding tRNA dihydrouridine synthase DusB — protein MAPVDLGPLHIQTPVVLSPMAGVTNWPFRTLCRAYGPDGLYVAEMITARALVARNPKAFRLCRFAPTEHPRSLQLYGVDPNITAQAAQMVVYGNLADHVDLNFGCPVPKVTRRGGGSALPWKTDLFRELVHRVVEVCNDANIPVTAKIRVGIDADHTTFLDAARIAEDEGCAAVTLHARTTAEYYGGHSDWSRIAELVEAVDIPVFGNGDIWGAEDALEMVRETGCAGVAIGRGCQGRPWIFSDIKHAFAGSDERFSPTLGGVCQIILAHGELLLRFYDGDETMAVHDLRKHIAWYLKGFPVGGNTRREFMESETLDDVKKVMGRLDPSVTYPERITDKPRGRVRYAKKVHVPYGWFDSRTTTHEEREQLFGDDPMDASY, from the coding sequence ATTGCTCCGGTCGATTTGGGGCCATTGCATATTCAGACCCCGGTCGTCCTCTCTCCGATGGCGGGCGTGACCAACTGGCCGTTCCGAACGCTGTGCCGCGCATACGGTCCCGATGGCTTGTATGTCGCTGAAATGATTACCGCGCGTGCGCTTGTCGCCCGCAATCCCAAGGCGTTCAGGCTTTGCCGTTTTGCACCTACCGAGCATCCCCGCTCATTGCAGCTCTACGGCGTCGACCCCAACATTACCGCCCAGGCCGCGCAGATGGTGGTCTATGGCAATCTCGCCGACCATGTCGACCTCAACTTTGGCTGCCCGGTGCCCAAGGTCACCCGTCGTGGCGGCGGTTCTGCTTTGCCGTGGAAAACCGATCTCTTCCGCGAACTCGTCCACCGCGTGGTCGAGGTGTGCAACGATGCCAATATTCCCGTGACCGCGAAAATCCGCGTCGGTATCGATGCCGACCACACCACGTTCCTCGATGCCGCCCGTATCGCTGAGGACGAAGGCTGCGCCGCAGTGACGCTCCACGCACGCACCACCGCTGAATATTATGGTGGCCATTCCGACTGGAGTCGTATCGCTGAACTGGTTGAAGCCGTAGATATTCCGGTCTTTGGCAACGGTGACATCTGGGGTGCCGAAGACGCGCTGGAGATGGTGCGCGAGACCGGTTGCGCCGGCGTCGCCATCGGTCGCGGTTGCCAGGGCCGCCCATGGATTTTCTCCGACATCAAACACGCTTTCGCCGGTTCCGACGAACGCTTCAGCCCGACGCTTGGCGGTGTCTGCCAGATTATCCTGGCCCACGGTGAGCTTTTGTTGCGCTTCTACGACGGCGACGAGACGATGGCCGTGCACGACCTGCGTAAGCATATCGCGTGGTATTTGAAAGGCTTCCCAGTCGGTGGCAACACCCGTCGGGAGTTCATGGAATCCGAAACGTTGGACGACGTGAAGAAAGTAATGGGCAGACTCGACCCATCCGTCACATATCCGGAACGCATTACCGACAAGCCGCGCGGCCGTGTTCGCTACGCGAAAAAGGTCCACGTTCCATACGGCTGGTTCGATTCGCGCACCACGACTCATGAAGAGCGCGAGCAGCTTTTCGGCGATGACCCGATGGATGCCAGCTACTAA
- a CDS encoding glycine--tRNA ligase: MAQSKLDEVVSLAKRRGFVFPAGEIYGGTRSAWDYGPLGVALKDNIKREWWRSMVVTRGDVVGVDTSIILPSAVWEASGHVKVFNDPLIECLNCHKRQRADKLEESYAEKHGDKMPEDGLKSIVCPDCGTRGQWTEPRDFNMMLRTHLGPVDDENSLHYLRPETAQGIFVDFKNVMTSSRSKPPFGIANMGKSFRNEITPGNFIFRTREFEQMEMEFFVEPGTDEEWHQYWIDTRTRWYTDLGINPENLRHYEHPKEKLAHYSKRTVDIEYKFGFKGSDWGELEGVANRTDFDLSAHQEHSGEDLAFFDQASGKKYIPYVIEPAAGLTRSLMAFLVDAYAVDEAPNTKGGVDRRTVLRLDPRLSPVKAAVFPLSKKAPLQGIAHDLAAELRQHDWMIDYDEAGAIGRRYRRQDEIGTPLCITVDFDTPDDHSVTIRERDSMKQERVDLDNVARYVADRIGEKRVRYPEGPASVVGTTAADGGVDFAKESGIDESAPVKVAEAGGLY, translated from the coding sequence GTGGCTCAATCCAAACTTGATGAAGTCGTATCGCTGGCCAAGCGTCGTGGTTTCGTGTTCCCTGCAGGGGAGATTTACGGCGGCACGCGTTCCGCATGGGATTATGGTCCGCTCGGCGTCGCGCTCAAGGACAATATCAAGCGCGAATGGTGGCGTTCCATGGTGGTCACCCGTGGCGACGTGGTCGGCGTCGACACCTCTATCATTCTTCCTTCCGCCGTCTGGGAGGCTTCCGGGCACGTCAAGGTCTTCAATGACCCGCTGATCGAGTGCCTCAACTGCCACAAGCGCCAGCGTGCCGACAAGCTTGAGGAATCCTACGCCGAGAAGCACGGCGACAAGATGCCGGAAGACGGTCTCAAGTCGATTGTCTGCCCGGATTGCGGCACCCGCGGCCAGTGGACGGAACCGCGCGATTTCAACATGATGCTGCGCACGCATCTCGGACCTGTTGACGACGAGAATTCGTTGCACTATCTGCGCCCGGAGACCGCCCAAGGCATCTTTGTGGACTTCAAGAACGTCATGACTTCCTCGCGAAGCAAGCCGCCGTTCGGCATCGCCAACATGGGCAAGTCCTTCCGCAACGAGATCACCCCTGGCAACTTCATCTTCCGCACCCGCGAGTTCGAGCAGATGGAGATGGAGTTCTTCGTCGAGCCCGGCACCGACGAGGAGTGGCACCAGTATTGGATCGACACCCGCACCCGTTGGTACACCGACCTGGGGATCAACCCGGAGAACCTGCGCCATTACGAGCATCCCAAGGAGAAACTCGCGCACTATTCCAAGCGCACCGTCGACATCGAATACAAGTTCGGCTTCAAGGGCTCCGATTGGGGCGAGCTCGAAGGCGTGGCCAACCGCACCGACTTCGATCTTTCCGCGCATCAGGAGCATTCCGGCGAGGACTTGGCCTTCTTCGACCAGGCCAGTGGCAAGAAGTACATTCCCTACGTCATCGAGCCGGCCGCGGGCCTGACCCGTTCGCTCATGGCCTTCCTTGTGGACGCCTACGCCGTCGATGAGGCTCCGAACACCAAGGGCGGCGTCGACCGCCGTACTGTGCTGCGTCTCGATCCGCGTCTCTCCCCGGTCAAGGCCGCCGTCTTCCCGCTGAGCAAGAAGGCGCCGCTGCAGGGCATCGCCCACGACCTGGCCGCCGAACTGCGCCAGCATGACTGGATGATCGACTACGACGAAGCCGGAGCCATCGGCCGCCGCTACCGTCGCCAGGACGAGATTGGCACCCCGCTTTGCATCACCGTTGATTTCGATACTCCTGACGATCATTCCGTCACCATCCGCGAACGCGACTCGATGAAGCAGGAGCGCGTTGACCTCGACAACGTGGCTCGCTACGTCGCCGACCGTATCGGCGAGAAGCGCGTGCGCTATCCCGAAGGTCCGGCCTCGGTCGTCGGCACCACCGCAGCCGACGGAGGAGTAGACTTCGCCAAGGAATCCGGCATCGATGAGTCCGCCCCGGTAAAGGTCGCAGAGGCTGGCGGTCTCTACTGA
- a CDS encoding thiamine-binding protein, giving the protein MSENFDRNAVKQTVPTDPKTGKPYINTVAAVAIAPSGTGSELSEYVAQSVNIIRESGLSNETNAMFTNIEGDLDDVLKTVRDATMALAGQGYRTGVTLKLDIRPGFSGQIKEKQQLVDEILGQTK; this is encoded by the coding sequence ATGAGCGAAAACTTCGACCGCAATGCCGTAAAACAAACCGTCCCGACCGACCCGAAAACCGGTAAACCCTATATCAACACCGTCGCCGCCGTGGCCATCGCACCTAGCGGAACCGGTTCGGAGCTGAGCGAATATGTCGCGCAATCCGTAAACATAATCCGCGAATCCGGACTGTCCAACGAAACCAACGCGATGTTCACCAATATCGAAGGCGATCTTGACGACGTGCTCAAAACCGTTCGAGACGCGACCATGGCGCTAGCAGGTCAGGGATATCGCACCGGAGTCACGCTTAAACTTGACATACGTCCCGGTTTTTCCGGTCAAATCAAAGAAAAGCAACAGCTTGTTGACGAGATTCTGGGTCAAACGAAATAA
- a CDS encoding LacI family DNA-binding transcriptional regulator, giving the protein MMTMKDVAEKAGVSISTVSLVLNNRDAGRVKTQIAAKVREIADELGYKPNPMARSLRTSKTGILGFIADEIYDIPYTAQTLQGAQDAASHYGYIILFVDTDGSASQADQISVLQRYGMDGFLYSKPSSQVTEVPEDLVHSPLVLISTNTVDNRFPIVEPDEFAIGYDATKRLIDAGGKKIAYIGNAAPTIAQATRLEGYRKALKEAKMPFDKNLVVNVSQDGDALGMVSSLFDEEKPDAFFCYDDARVWYIYECAARRGLTVGKDLSVIGVGNDSNIADTFSPRLTTVAMPYYEMGYWAVCKLVSLIEKRSLGDDPFPKNLIDLPPINSAIPACIHCQIIENQSVVGQ; this is encoded by the coding sequence ATGATGACTATGAAAGACGTCGCGGAGAAGGCCGGAGTCTCAATCTCCACTGTCTCCTTGGTTCTCAACAATAGGGATGCCGGACGTGTAAAAACACAGATAGCCGCAAAGGTGCGGGAAATTGCGGACGAGCTTGGCTACAAGCCTAATCCGATGGCGCGCAGCTTGCGTACCAGCAAAACCGGGATTCTGGGTTTCATCGCCGATGAAATCTACGACATCCCCTACACCGCGCAAACGCTGCAAGGCGCGCAGGATGCCGCCAGCCACTATGGCTATATCATCCTGTTCGTCGATACGGACGGTTCGGCCAGTCAGGCGGACCAGATTTCCGTGCTCCAGCGTTACGGCATGGATGGATTCCTTTATTCCAAGCCTTCCAGCCAGGTCACTGAGGTTCCCGAGGATCTCGTTCATTCGCCGCTGGTGCTGATTTCCACCAATACTGTCGACAACCGCTTCCCCATCGTCGAGCCCGATGAATTCGCCATCGGCTACGACGCCACCAAGCGGCTGATCGATGCAGGAGGAAAGAAGATCGCGTATATCGGCAACGCCGCGCCGACCATCGCTCAGGCCACGAGACTTGAGGGCTATCGCAAGGCGCTTAAAGAAGCGAAAATGCCGTTCGACAAGAATCTGGTTGTCAACGTCTCGCAGGACGGGGACGCACTTGGCATGGTTTCATCGCTTTTCGACGAAGAGAAGCCCGATGCCTTCTTCTGCTACGATGATGCACGCGTCTGGTACATCTACGAATGCGCCGCACGCCGCGGTCTGACCGTAGGCAAGGATCTTTCGGTCATCGGCGTTGGCAACGACAGCAACATCGCCGACACCTTCTCCCCTAGACTGACCACCGTCGCCATGCCCTATTACGAAATGGGCTATTGGGCGGTCTGCAAGCTGGTCTCGTTGATTGAGAAGCGTTCCTTGGGCGACGATCCATTCCCGAAGAATCTCATCGATCTGCCGCCAATCAATTCCGCGATTCCGGCATGCATCCATTGCCAGATTATCGAGAATCAATCGGTCGTCGGGCAATAA
- a CDS encoding isoprenyl transferase, producing the protein MAFEHVDYTSLDVPAAPFSDPSIIPAFPKNKVPRHVGVIMDGNGRWAQQRGLTRTHGHQAAEPVVFDTIAGAIEAGVRYLSLYTFSTENWKRSPQEVRFLMGFSRDIIHRRVAQMDEWGVRVRWSGRRPRLWKSVIDELEVAMERTKHNSTIDVVFCINYGGRSEIADAAAAIAKEVRDGKISGDRVTESMISEHLYNPDIPDCDLVIRTSGEQRTSNFLPWEAAYAELDFAPELFPDYGREAFWRSIDHYVHRDRRFGGVKTKTK; encoded by the coding sequence ATGGCTTTTGAACATGTGGATTACACGTCGCTCGACGTTCCCGCGGCGCCGTTCTCCGACCCCTCAATCATTCCGGCATTTCCGAAGAACAAGGTGCCCCGTCACGTCGGCGTCATCATGGACGGCAACGGACGTTGGGCCCAACAACGCGGCCTGACCCGCACTCACGGCCACCAGGCCGCCGAGCCGGTCGTTTTCGACACCATCGCCGGTGCCATCGAAGCCGGTGTGCGTTACCTGAGCCTCTATACGTTCTCGACAGAAAACTGGAAGCGCAGCCCGCAGGAAGTCCGTTTCCTGATGGGCTTTTCGCGCGACATCATCCATCGCCGCGTCGCTCAGATGGACGAGTGGGGCGTGCGCGTGCGCTGGTCCGGCCGTCGGCCGAGGCTTTGGAAATCGGTGATCGACGAGCTCGAGGTCGCCATGGAGCGCACCAAACACAATTCCACCATCGATGTGGTTTTCTGCATCAATTACGGCGGTCGTTCCGAAATCGCAGATGCCGCGGCGGCCATCGCCAAGGAAGTGCGAGACGGCAAAATCAGCGGTGATCGTGTCACCGAATCAATGATTTCCGAGCATCTTTACAATCCCGATATTCCCGATTGCGATCTGGTCATCCGCACTTCCGGCGAACAGCGCACCTCAAACTTCCTGCCGTGGGAAGCGGCTTACGCGGAACTTGATTTCGCGCCCGAGCTGTTCCCGGACTACGGACGTGAAGCCTTTTGGCGTTCCATTGACCACTACGTTCACCGCGACCGTCGTTTCGGTGGTGTCAAGACCAAAACAAAATGA
- the recO gene encoding DNA repair protein RecO — protein sequence MALYRDEGVVLKTVKLGEADRIITLMTKNHGKVRAVAKGVRRTKSRFGGRLEPFMRDDLLIAEGRSLDVVSQAACISSYAARICVDYDAYTAANVIAETTDKLVSTEHEPAQRQYMLLISALAALARARHPAEAISDSYVMRALAQAGWTPRLSSCAVCAKRDDLDYFSVASGGILCSTDHTPDSRRIDVDGREQMEALIEGDWNILDRVPLKADIRRFVEEWGEYYLERPIRSLKLLDS from the coding sequence ATGGCGCTGTATCGTGACGAAGGCGTGGTGTTGAAAACCGTCAAACTTGGTGAGGCCGACCGCATCATCACGTTGATGACCAAAAACCATGGCAAAGTTCGTGCCGTTGCGAAAGGCGTACGGCGCACCAAATCGCGTTTCGGCGGCAGGCTTGAGCCGTTCATGCGCGACGACCTACTGATCGCTGAAGGCCGTTCGCTCGATGTGGTTTCCCAGGCTGCTTGCATTTCCTCCTACGCCGCGCGGATCTGCGTGGATTACGATGCCTATACCGCCGCCAACGTCATCGCCGAAACCACTGACAAACTCGTCTCAACCGAACATGAACCTGCCCAGCGGCAATATATGCTCCTGATTTCCGCATTGGCAGCGCTCGCCCGCGCCCGTCACCCGGCCGAAGCAATCAGCGATTCTTACGTGATGCGGGCTTTGGCCCAAGCCGGCTGGACCCCGCGCCTTTCCTCATGTGCCGTGTGCGCCAAACGCGACGATCTTGACTACTTTTCCGTGGCTTCCGGCGGCATTCTCTGCTCCACCGACCACACCCCGGATTCACGCCGTATCGACGTCGATGGCCGCGAGCAGATGGAAGCGCTCATCGAGGGAGACTGGAATATACTCGACCGCGTGCCTTTGAAGGCCGACATACGTCGATTTGTTGAAGAATGGGGTGAATATTACCTTGAGCGGCCCATCCGTTCGCTGAAGTTGCTAGATTCGTAA